One segment of Cervus canadensis isolate Bull #8, Minnesota chromosome 32, ASM1932006v1, whole genome shotgun sequence DNA contains the following:
- the SRRM2 gene encoding serine/arginine repetitive matrix protein 2 isoform X4 encodes MYNGIGLPTPRGSGTNGYVQRNLSLVRGRRGERPDYKGEEELRRLEAALVKRPNPDILDHERKRRVELRCLELEEMMEEQGYEEQQIQEKVATFRLMLLEKDVNPGGKEENPGQRPAVTETHQLAELNEKKNERLRAAFGISDSYVDGSSFDPQRRAREAKQPAPEPPKPYSLVRESSSSRSPTPKQKKKKKKKDRGRRSESSSPRRERKKSSKKKKHRSESESKKRKHRSPTPKSKRKSKDKKRKRSRSTTPAPKSRRAHRSTSADSASSSDTSRSRSRSAAAKTHTTALTGRSPSPALGRRGEGDVPPREPGTTNIGQPSSPEPSTKQPSSPCEDKDKDKKEKSAVRPSPSPERSNTGPEPPAPTLLLAEQHGGSPQPLATTPLSQEPVNPPSEASPAQGHSPPKSPEKPPQSSSESCPPSPQPTKVSRHASSSPESPKPAPAPGSRRESSSPASKSRSHGRAKRAKSHSHTPSRRVGRSRSPTTTKRGRSRSRTPTKRGHSRSRSPQWRRSRSAQRWGRSRSPQRRGRSRSPQRPGWSRSRNAQRRGRSRSARRGRSHSRSPATRGRSRSRTPARRGRSRSRTPTRRRSRSRTPARRRSRSRTPARRGRSRSRTPARRRSRTRSPVRRRSRSRSPARRSGRSRSRTPARRGRSRSRTPARRSGRSRSRTPTRRSGRSRSRTPNRRGRSQSRTPARRGRSRSRSLVRRGRSHSRTPPRRGRSGSSSERKNKSRTSQRRSRSNSSPEMKKSRLSSRRSRSLSSPRSKAKSRLSVRRSLSESSPCPKQKSQTPPRRSRSGSSQRKAKSRTPLRRSRSGSSPPGNQKSKTPSRQSHSSSSPQPKMKSGTPPRQGSITSPQVNEESATPQRRSRSESSPDPEVKSRTPSRHSCSGSSPSRVKSGTPPRRSRSGSSSPQPKVKAVTSPSQSHSGFSSPSPSRMTSKTPPRQSRSVSPCSKTESRLLQRHSHSRSSSPDTKVKPGTPPRQSHSGSTSPCPKAKSQTPPGHNLLGSKSPCSQEKSKDSLAQSCSGSFSLCPGVKSSTPPSFLQQKGQSPTSPDSRSGTSSPEMRPSYSESPYLQSKSQTPPKSSCSRSSSPVAELAPRSPTRGELSASPKLKSGISPEQRRSQSDSFSYPAIDSKPLLGQSRLEPSESKEKTSLVLQEDVSASPLRPRDKLSPPPVQNRPESSPILRDTPRTPSRERGGVGSSPDAKDQSSALAKPSQDEELMEVVEKPEESSNQVLPHLSPELKEMAGSNVESSPEIERPAVPLTLDQSQLQASSEEVPAMASAWSGPHFSPEHKELSNSPPRENSFGSPLEFRNSGGPVAEMNTGFSPEGKDLNGPFPNQLETDPSLDMKEQSTRSSRHSSSELSPDVVEKAGMSSNQSVSSPVLDTIPRTPSRERSSSASSPELKDGLPRTPSRRSRSGSSPGLRDGSGTPSRHSLSGSSPGMKDIPRTPSRGRSECDSSPEPKALPQTPRPRSRSPSSPELNNKCLTPQRERSGSESSVEQKTVARTPLGQRRRSGSSQELDGKPSASPQERSESDSSPDSKAKTRMPLRQRSHSGSSPEVDSKSRPSPRHSRAGSSPEVKEKPRAAPRAQSGSDSSPEPKAPAPRVLPRRSRSGSSSKGRGPSPEGSSSSESSPEHPPKSRTARRSSRSSPEPKTKSRTPPRRRSSRSSPELTRKARLSRRSRSASSSPETRSRTPPRRRRSPSVSSPEPAEKSRSSRRRRSASSPRTKTASRRGRSPSPKPRGLQRSRSRSRREKTRATRRRDRSGSSQSTSRRRQRSRSRSRVTRRRRGGSGYHSRSPARQESSRTSSRRRRGRSRTPPTSRKRSRSRTSPAPWKRSRSRASPATHRRSRSRTPLVSRRRSRSRTSPVSRRRSRSRTSVTRRRSRSRASPVSRRRSRSRTPPVTRRRSRSRTPTRRRSRSRTPPVTRRRSRSRTPPVTRRRSRSRTSPITRRRSRSRTSPVTRRRSRSRTSPVTRRRSRSRTSPVTRRRSRSRTPPAIRRRSRSRTPLLPRKRSRSRSPLAIRRRSRSRTPRTTRGKRSLTRSPPAIRRRSASGSSSDRSRSATPPATRNHSGSRTPPVALNSSRMGCFSRPSMSPTPLDRCRSPGVLEPLGSSRTPMSVLQQAGGSMMDGPGPRIPDHPRASVPENHAQSRIALALTAISLGTARPPPSMSAAGLAARMSQVPAPVPLMSLRTAPAASLASRIPAASAAAMNLASARTPALPSAVNLADSRTPAAAAAMNLASPRTAVAPSAVNLADPRTPTAPAVNLAGARTPAALAALSLTGSGTAPTAANYPSSSRAPQAPAPANLVGPRSAHATAPVNIASSRTPPALAPANLTSARMAPALSGANLTSPRVPLSAYERVSGRTSPPLLDRARSRTPPGGPGSRTPPSAPSQSRVTSERAPSPASRMVQAPSQSALPPAQDRPRSPVPSAFSDQSRSLLAQTPPVAGSQSLSSGTVAKTTSSAGDHNGMLSGPVPGVSHPEGGDPPACAGAQQPSTLAALQPAKERRSSSSSSSSSSSSSSSSSSSSSSSSSGSSSSDSEGSSLPAQPEVALKRVPSPAPAPKEAVREGRPQEPAPAKRKRRSSSSSSSSSSSSSSSSSSSSSSSSSSSSSSSSSSSSSTSSSPSPAKPGPQALPKPASPKKAPPGERSLFPVSLPPRHSLPHVARGIFLKPHIWLLPSLHKSFRDALWPAG; translated from the exons ATGTACAACGGGATCGGGCTGCCGACGCCCCGGGGCAGCGGCACCAACGGCTACGTCCAGCGCAACCTGTCCCTGGTGCGGGGCCGCCGGGGTGAGCGGCCTGACTACAAGGGAGAGGAGGAACTGCGGCGCCTGGAGGCTGCCCTGGTGAAGCGGCCTAATCCTGACATCCTGGACCACGAGCGCAAGCGGCGCGTGGAGCTGCGATGCCTCGAGCTGGAGGAGATGATGGAGGAGCAGGG GTACGAAGAACAGCAAATTCAGGAAAAAGTGGCGACCTTTCGACTCATGTTGCTGGAGAAGGATGTGAACCctggggggaaggaggagaaccCAGGGCAGAGGCCAGC GGTAACTGAGACTCACCAGTTGGCAGAATTGAATGAGAAGAAGAATGAGCGACTCCGAGCTGCCTTTGGCATCAGTGATTCCTATGTGGATGGCAGCTCTTTTGATCCCCAGCGTCGCGCTCGAGAAGCTAAACAACCAGCTCCTGAGCCTCCCAAACCTTACAG CCTTGTCCGGGAGTCTAGCAGTTCTCGCTCACCAACAccaaagcaaaagaagaagaaaaagaagaaagatagagGACG CAGGTCAGAGAGCAGCTCTCCTCGACGAGAGAGGAAGAAGAGTTCTAAGAAGAAGAAGCACAG GTCAGAATCTGAatccaagaaaagaaagcatag GTCTCCTACTCCAAAGAGCAAACGTAAATCTAAGGACAAGAAGCGGAAGCG ATCTCGAAGTACAACTCCAGCCCCCAAGAGCCGACGGGCCCACCGTTCAACTTCTGCTGACTCTGCTTCTTCTTCAGATACTTCCCGCAGTCG GTCTCGAAGTGCTGCAGCTAAAACCCATACAACTGCCTTGACTGGACGAAGTCCTTCGCCTGCTTTGGGGCGTCGAGGGGAGGGAGATGTACCTCCCAGGGAACCAGGTACTACCAACATAGGGCAGCCTAGTAGTCCGGAGCCTTCCACAAAGCAGCCCAGCAGTCCCTGTGAAGACAAAGATAAAGACAAGAAGGAG AAATCTGCAGTTCGACCTAGTCCCTCTCCGGAAAGGAGCAACACAGGGCCAGAACCACCGGCTCCCACTCTGCTCCTTGCTGAGCAACATGGCGGCTCCCCACAACCCCTTGCAACAACCCCCTTAAGTCAGGAGCCAGTGAACCCTCCTTCTGAGGCTTCTCCAGCCCAGGGTCATTCACCACCTaaatctcctgagaaacctcccCAATCTTCTTCAGAGAGCTGCCCACCATCCCCTCAACCTACCAAAGTTTCTCGGCATGCCAGCTCTTCCCCTGAAAGCCCTAAACCGGCACCAGCTCCTGGGTCCCGCCGAGAGAGTTCTTCTCCTGCATCCAAGAGTCGCTCGCATGGCCGAGCAAAACGGGCCAAGTCACATTCTCATACTCCTTCCCGTAGGGTAGGGAGGTCCCGTAGTCCTACCACCACTAAGAGGGGGCGGTCTCGGTCTCGAACCCCTACCAAGAGAGGTCATTCTCGGTCCCGGTCACCTCAGTGGCGTAGGTCACGTTCTGCACAGAGGTGGGGACGATCTAGAAGCCCCCAGCGACGTGGCCGCTCTAGGTCTCCTCAGCGACCAGGCTGGTCCAGGAGCAGAAATGCACAGAGAAGAGGCAGGTCTAGATCAGCAAGACGAGGCAGGTCACACTCTAGATCCCCTGCAACTAGGGGCAGATCTCGTTCTAGAACACCTGCCCGGAGAGGCAGGTCTCGGTCTAGAACACCCACCAGGCGGAGGTCACGATCTAGAACACCAGCCAGGCGGAGGTCACGATCTAGAACACCCGCCCGGAGAGGCAGGTCTCGGTCTAGAACACCGGCTAGGCGCAGATCTAGGACCCGATCACCTGTACGACGGAGGTCTCGTAGTAGATCACCAGCCAGGAGAAGTGGCAGGTCACGTTCCAGAACCCCAGCCAGGCGTGGGCGCTCACGTTCTAGAACACCAGCAAGACGAAGTGGCCGGTCACGCTCTAGAACGCCAACTAGACGAAGTGGCCGGTCACGCTCTAGAACCCCAAACAGGAGAGGGAGATCTCAGTCTAGGACACCAGCAAGACGGGGAAGATCCCGTAGTAGAAGCCTAGTTAGACGGGGAAGATCTCACTCCAGAACACCACCAAGAAGGGGCAGGTCTGGCTCATCATCAGAGCGGAAGAACAAATCCCGCACATCACAGAGAAGGAGCAGGTCCAACTCAAGTCCAGAAATGAAGAAATCGCGGCTTTCTTCTAGGCGGAGCAGGTCTCTCTCTTCACCAAGGTCCAAAGCAAAATCCCGCTTGTCTGTGAGGCGAAGCCTTTCAGAGTCCTCTCCGTGCCCTAAACAAAAGTCTCAGACACCACCAAGGCGCAGTCGCTCCGGATCATCCCAGCGCAAAGCTAAATCTAGAACACCACTGAGACGAAGTCGCTCTGGTTCTTCTCCGCCTGGTAATCAGAAATCTAAAACACCATCAAGGCAAAGTCATTCCAGTTCATCTCCTCAACCTAAGATGAAGTCTGGAACGCCACCAAGGCAAGGGTCCATAACAAGTCCCCAGGTAAATGAAGAGTCTGCAACGCCACAGAGACGGAGCCGTTCTGAGTCATCACCTGACCCTGAGGTGAAGTCTAGGACCCCTTCAAGACatagctgctctgggtcttctccTTCTAGAGTGAAATCTGGCACACCTCCAAGACGGAGCCGATCTGGGTCGTCATCTCCACAACCCAAAGTGAAGGCAGTGACATCACCAAGCCAAAGCCATTCTGGCTTCTCTTCTCCAAGTCCTAGTAGGATGACATCTAAAACACCTCCAAGGCAAAGCAGATCAGTGTCTCCATGCTCTAAGACAGAATCTAGATTGTTGCAAAGACACAGCCATTCTAGATCTTCCTCTCCAGATACCAAAGTGAAACCTGGAACACCACCAAGACAAAGTCACTCAGGGTCTACTTCGCCATGCCCCAAAGCTAAGTCCCAAACTCCACCAGGGCATAATCTTCTTGGATCAAAGTCCCCATGTTCCCAAGAGAAGTCTAAAGATTCACTAGCACAAAGTTGCTCTGGATCCTTCTCCCTCTGTCCAGGAGTCAAGTCTAGCACGCCACCCTCATTTCTGCAACAGAAAGGACAATCTCCAACTTCACCAGACTCCAGATCTGGTACTTCAAGCCCAGAAATGAGACCAAGTTATTCTGAATCTCCATATCTGCAGAGCAAATCTCAAACACCTCCTAAGAGCAGCTGCTCTAGGTCCTCATCTCCAGTCGCTGAGCTGGCACCCAGATCTCCCACAAGAGGTGAATTGTCAGCAAGTCCTAAGCTGAAATCTGGAATATCTCCAGAACAGAGAAGGTCCCAGTCTGACTCTTTCTCATATCCTGCCATAGACTCTAAACCTCTTCTGGGGCAGAGCAGATTAGAGCCGTctgaatcaaaagaaaaaaccAGCTTAGTCCTGCAGGAGGATGTTAGTGCATCACCTCTAAGACCAAGAGACAAATTGAGTCCTCCTCCAGTGCAAAATAGGCCTGAGTCCTCACCAATACTCAGAGATACCCCTAGAACTCCATCAAGGGAAAGAGGTGGTGTTGGGTCATCTCCAGATGCAAAAGACCAAAGTTCTGCATTAGCTAAGCCAAGCCAAGATGAAGAATTAATGGAAGTAGTAGAGAAACCTGAAGAATCCTCAAACCAAGTCCTGCCACATTTGTCTCCAGAACTTAAAGAAATGGCTGGAAGTAATGTTGAATCATCTCCAGAAATAGAAAGGCCTGCTGTACCTTTGACTCTTGACCAAAGCCAGTTGCAGGCTTCTTCGGAAGAAGTCCCTGCAATGGCCTCAGCTTGGAGTGGGCCACACTTCTCTCCAGAACATAAAGAACTATCAAACTCTCCTCCCAGGGAGAATAGCTTTGGATCACCTTTAGAATTTAGAAACTCAGGAGGCCCTGTTGCAGAAATGAATACTGGATTTTCTCCTGAGGGTAAAGATTTGAATGGACCTTTTCCTAATCAGCTAGAGACAGATCCATCTCTAGATATGAAGGAACAATCAACAAGGTCCTCCAGACACAGCAGCTCTGAGTTATCCCCAGATGTGGTGGAAAAAGCAGGAATGTCTTCAAACCAGAGTGTGTCTTCGCCAGTACTTGATACTATACCGAGAACACCTTCCAGGGAAAGAAGTAGTTCTGCGTCTTCTCCTGAACTGAAAGATGGCTTACCCAGAACCCCCTCAAGGAGAAGCAGGTCTGGGTCTTCCCCAGGACTTAGAGATGGATCTGGGACTCCCTCCAGGCACAGCCTATCTGGGTCATCTCCTGGAATGAAAGATATACCTAGAACACCATCCAGGGGGAGAAGTGAATGTGATTCCTCTCCGGAACCAAAAGCTTTGCCTCAGACCCCTAGGCCAAGGAGTCGTTCTCCATCTTCCCCGGAGCTCAACAATAAGTGTCTTACCCcgcagagagagagaagtgggtCAGAGTCATCAGTTGAACAGAAGACTGTGGCTAGGACACCTCTTGGGCAGAGACGTCGGTCTGGATCTTCTCAGGAACTCGATGGGAAGCCCAGTGCATCCCCTCAGGAGAGAAGCGAGTCGGACTCTTCTCCAGATTCTAAAGCTAAGACACGGATGCCACTCAGGCAGAGGAGTCACTCTGGATCCTCTCCGGAGGTGGACAGCAAATCCCGGCCTTCTCCTCGGCATAGTAGGGCTGGCTCGTCCCCTGAGGTTAAAGAGAAGCCAAGAGCAGCACCCAGGGCACAGAGTGGTTCTGATTCCTCTCCTGAACCCAAGGCTCCTGCCCCTCGAGTCCTTCCAAGACGAAGCAGATCAGGTTCATCAAGCAAAGGCAGAGGCCCTTCTCCTGAAGGAAGCAGCAGTTCCGAGTCCTCTCCAGAACACCCTCCAAAATCCAGAACTGCTAGAAGAAGCTCTCGGTCATCACCAGAGCCAAAGACTAAATCTCGTACTCCGCCACGCCGTCGCAGCTCCCGGTCATCTCCTGAGCTGACTCGGAAGGCCCGGCTCTCCCGTAGGAGCCGTTCTGCATCATCCTCACCAGAGACCCGCTCTAGAACTCCCCCAAGACGCCGAAGAAGTCCCTCAGTATCTTCCCCAGAGCCAGCTGAAAAGTCGAGATCCTCACGCCGGCGGCGTTCAGCATCCTCTCCACGCACTAAGACAGCTTCAAGGAGAGGCCGTTCTCCTTCACCAAAGCCTCGTGGGCTCCAGAGGTCCCGTTCCCGCTCGAGGAGGGAGAAAACCAGGGCCACCCGACGTCGGGATAGGTCTGGATCTTCTCAGTCAACCTCTCGGAGAAGACAGCGGAGCCGGTCGAGGTCTCGGGTTACTCGCCGTCGGAGGGGAGGCTCTGGTTACCATTCAAGATCTCCTGCTcggcaggagagttccagaaccTCCTCTCGACGTCGCAGAGGTCGCTCTCGGACACCCCCAACCAGTCGGAAGCGTTCCCGCTCACGCACATCACCAGCACCGTGGAAACGCTCCAGGTCTCGGGCTTCTCCAGCTACTCACCGGCGATCCAGGTCCAGAACACCCCTGGTTAGCCGGCGGAGGTCCAGGTCTCGAACTTCACCAGTCAGTCGGAGACGATCCAGGTCTAGGACATCAGTGACTAGACGAAGATCCCGATCAAGAGCTTCGCCCGTGAGTCGAAGGCGATCTAGGTCCAGAACACCACCAGTAACCCGCCGACGTTCAAGGTCCAGAACACCGACCCGCCGGCGTTCCCGTTCTAGAACGCCACCAGTGACTCGAAGAAGGTCCAGATCTAGGACTCCACCCGTAACCAGGAGGCGATCTCGAAGCCGAACCTCCCCTATCACTCGCAGAAGATCAAGATCCAGAACATCCCCGGTCACCCGAAGGAGATCACGATCTCGCACTTCTCCAGTAACTCGAAGAAGGTCTCGCTCGCGAACCTCTCCAGTGACACGCCGCCGATCTAGGTCCCGAACTCCTCCAGCTATTCGGCGCCGCTCCAGGTCTCGAACCCCATTGCTGCCACGCAAGCGTTCACGAAGTCGTTCGCCACTTGCTATTCGCCGCCGTTCCCGATCACGTACTCCACGAACAACTCGGGGCAAACGGTCCTTAACAAGATCTCCTCCGGCCATCCGCAGGCGTTCTGCCTCTGGAAGCAGTTCCGATCGATCACGTTCTGCTACTCCTCCAGCAACAAGAAACCATTCTGGTTCTCGGACACCACCTGTAGCTCTCAATAGCTCCAGAATGGGCTGCTTCAGCCGTCCTAGCATGTCGCCAACTCCTCTTGACCGCTGTAGGTCACCCGGAGTGCTTGAGCCCCTTGGCAGCTCCAGAACACCCATGTCTGTTCTGCAGCAAGCTGGCGGTTCCATGATGGATGGTCCAGGTCCCCGAATTCCTGATCACCCACGAGCATCTGTACCTGAAAACCATGCACAGTCGAGAATTGCACTTGCCCTGACGGCCATCAGCCTTGGCACCGCGCGGCCGCCTCCGTCCATGTCTGCGGCTGGCCTTGCTGCGAGAATGTCCCAGGTTCCAGCCCCAGTGCCTCTCATGAGTCTCCGAACGGCCCCTGCGGCCAGTCTTGCCAGCAGGATCCCTGCAGCCTCTGCAGCAGCCATGAACCTGGCCAGCGCCAGGACACCTGCCCTGCCCTCAGCAGTTAACCTAGCTGACTCCAGAACACCAGCTGCGGCCGCAGCCATGAACTTGGCTAGCCCCAGAACAGCGGTGGCACCTTCGGCTGTGAACCTCGCTGACCCTCGTACTCCCACAGCCCCAGCTGTGAACCTAGCAGGAGCCAGAACCCCTGCTGCTTTGGCAGCTCTGAGTCTCACGGGTTCTGGCACAGCCCCGACTGCTGCAAACTATCCGTCCAGTTCCAGAGCACCCCAGGctccagcccctgcaaacctggtGGGTCCTAGGTCTGCACATGCCACAGCACCTGTGAATATCGCCAGCTCAAGAACCCCTCCAGCCTTGGCCCCTGCAAACCTCACTAGTGCTAGAATGGCTCCAGCCTTGTCTGGTGCAAACCTCACCAGTCCCAGGGTGCCCCTCTCTGCCTACGAGCGTGTTAGTGGGAGAACCTCACCACCACTCCTTGACCGAGCCAGGTCCAGAACCCcaccagggggcccaggttccagaACCCCGCCATCTGCCCCAAGCCAGTCTAGAGTGACCTCTGAGCGGGCTCCCTCTCCTGCTTCTAGAATGGTCCAGGCTCCCTCACAGTCTGCTCTTCCTCCAGCTCAGGATCGGCCTAGGTCCCCTGTGCCATCTGCTTTTTCTGACCAATCTCGATCTTTGCTTGCCCAGACCCCCCCTGTAGCAGGGTCTCAGTCCCTTTCCTCTGGGACGGTGGCAAAGACCACGTCCTCTGCTGGTGACCACAATGGCATGCTCTCTGGCCCTGTCCCCGGGGTGTCTCACCCAGAGGGTGGGGACCCACCTGCCTGTGCGGGGGCCCAGCAGCCTTCCACATTGGCTGCCCTGCAGCCAGCCAAGGAGCGGCGGAGTTCCTCGTCCTCGTCGTCCTctagctcctcctcctcctcgtcatCGTCCTcgtcctcctcgtcctcctcctctGGCTCCAGCTCTAGTGACTCGGAGGGCTCTAGCCTTCCCGCTCAACCTGAGGTAGCACTGAAGAG ggtccccagccctgccccagcacCCAAGGAGGCTGTTCGAGAGGGCCGTCCTCAGGAGCCAGCCCCAGCCAAGCGGAAGAGGCGTTCTAGCAGCTCCAgttccagctcctcctcctcctcctcctcatcctcctcctcttcctcctcctcctcctcctcttcctcatcctcctcctcctcttcctcctcctcctccacttcttcctccccctcccctgctaaGCCTGGCCCTCAGGCCTTGCCCAAACCTGCAAGCCCCAAGAAGGCACCCCCTGGCGAGCGGAG CCTCTTccctgtctccctgcctccacGCCATTCTCTTCCACACGTAGCCAGAGGGATCTTTCTAAAACCGCACATCTGGTTACTCCCTTCACTCCACAAATCCTTCCGGGACGCCCTGTGGCCTGCAGGATAA